A region of Chloroflexota bacterium DNA encodes the following proteins:
- a CDS encoding transglycosylase domain-containing protein translates to MSARSIYLRRRRARHDAHRAGPLVTRLTLGTLAAILGLMLTTVGVGAASAVAIYNYYAKDLPAPGEIAKQTSQNFKTTRIYDRTGTVLLYEILDPLGGDRTVVPLDRMPLNLKNATVAIEDKNFWTNPGFDWYSMGRAAWMTLRREQVQGASTITQQLVKNVLIPPSERYVRDPYSFATYSRKFKEIILSIEISKRYSKNDILAWYLNDNYYGNVAYGVEAAAQAYFGKHVQDLDLAECATLAPIPQNFVLNPIDAPEEAIKRRNLVLDQMYLQGYITLEEAIAAKSTKLRVAPKRFDIRAPHFVFFVRRLIEDKYGTEALYRGGLSIITSLDYNVQQIAEQAAREQVSKLQADKRNVNDASIVVIRPATGEIVAMVGSVDYFNRDIDGQVNVAISPRQPGSTFKVFNYLTAFAQGYTAASVLMDVRTVFDDPPNPPYVPENYDRKYHGPVRLRTALASSFNIPAVKLIQLDGPKNVVNTAHRMGINTLNREKYGLALTLGGGETTLLDMTYANSVLANQGMIAGIPVEAQNVKPGFRVLDPVSILKVTDTSNKTLYEFKEPQKQQIVTPQLAFLMSDILSDNTARTPGFGSNSILKTSRPAAVKTGTTSDWRDNWTVGYTPDYAVGVWVGNADNAEMEHISGVTGAAPIWRDVIDKIHATLPVRPFVEPPGMVRVEVCATSGLLPTPYCPERVKELFIAGTEPKTFDNIWQVFRVHKPTGKLATVYDPPNEVEEKVFPIYPPEAADWVRENKIPQPPSEYSTSNRTPGQGGDVAIIAPASYSGVKGVVPIVGNVRVDNLDVYRLAFGKGLDPTQWTQIGGDHRNRVDNGSLEQWDVTALDGLYTLQLTAVDKSGKPTQATIQVVVDNKPPTIKIINPKNTDIYTPEKDEWVSIGVDAVDNASMGRVEFYLDEMLIGSSTVAPFNKKWTIKMSDTLTRTLGASVAVSPTKPITITRTYQNSEGISVTEQIVGQTARVTTTAPAASVVFTTGMILISTTTPVTNTAGFVESHIVKAIAYDAAGNATPSDPVTIFIQHDVKQKK, encoded by the coding sequence TTGTCCGCACGTTCGATCTATCTGCGACGCCGACGCGCGCGCCACGACGCGCACCGCGCCGGTCCCCTCGTCACTCGGCTCACGTTGGGCACCCTCGCGGCGATCCTTGGCTTGATGCTCACGACAGTGGGCGTCGGCGCAGCATCGGCAGTCGCCATCTACAATTATTACGCTAAAGACCTGCCCGCCCCGGGCGAAATCGCCAAACAGACTTCGCAAAATTTCAAGACCACGCGAATTTACGACCGCACGGGCACGGTTTTGTTGTACGAAATTCTCGACCCGCTCGGCGGCGACCGCACCGTCGTGCCGCTCGACCGGATGCCGTTGAATCTCAAAAACGCGACCGTCGCGATTGAAGACAAGAATTTCTGGACCAATCCTGGGTTCGATTGGTACAGCATGGGGCGCGCGGCGTGGATGACCCTGCGCCGCGAGCAGGTCCAAGGCGCGAGCACGATCACGCAACAACTCGTCAAGAATGTGTTGATTCCGCCGAGCGAACGCTATGTGCGCGATCCGTACAGTTTTGCGACGTACAGCCGCAAGTTCAAAGAGATCATTCTCTCGATTGAGATTTCCAAACGCTACAGCAAAAACGACATCCTCGCGTGGTATCTCAACGACAACTATTACGGCAACGTCGCGTATGGCGTCGAAGCGGCGGCGCAAGCGTACTTTGGCAAACACGTACAGGACTTGGATCTAGCCGAGTGTGCAACGCTCGCGCCGATTCCACAAAACTTTGTGCTCAATCCGATTGACGCGCCCGAGGAAGCGATCAAACGCCGCAACCTCGTGCTCGACCAGATGTATCTGCAAGGATACATCACGCTCGAAGAAGCGATCGCGGCAAAGAGCACTAAACTCCGCGTCGCACCCAAACGGTTCGACATTCGCGCGCCGCACTTTGTCTTTTTCGTGCGCCGCTTGATCGAAGACAAGTACGGCACCGAGGCATTGTATCGCGGCGGCTTGAGCATCATCACTTCGCTCGATTACAACGTTCAGCAAATCGCGGAGCAAGCCGCGCGCGAGCAAGTCTCCAAACTGCAAGCGGACAAGCGCAATGTCAATGACGCGTCCATCGTCGTGATTCGTCCCGCTACCGGCGAAATCGTCGCGATGGTCGGCTCGGTGGATTATTTCAATCGCGACATTGACGGACAGGTGAACGTCGCGATTTCGCCGCGCCAACCTGGGTCTACGTTCAAAGTGTTCAACTATCTCACCGCGTTCGCGCAGGGCTACACGGCAGCGTCGGTGCTGATGGACGTGCGCACCGTGTTCGACGATCCGCCGAATCCGCCCTACGTGCCGGAGAATTACGACCGCAAGTATCATGGTCCAGTACGTTTGCGGACTGCGCTCGCCTCGTCGTTCAACATTCCGGCAGTCAAGTTGATTCAACTCGACGGACCCAAGAATGTCGTGAACACCGCGCACCGCATGGGCATCAACACGCTCAATCGCGAAAAATACGGTCTCGCGCTCACGCTCGGCGGCGGCGAGACGACCTTGCTCGATATGACGTACGCGAATTCCGTACTCGCGAACCAAGGCATGATCGCCGGTATACCCGTCGAGGCGCAAAATGTCAAACCCGGTTTTCGCGTGCTCGATCCCGTATCAATCCTCAAAGTGACGGACACGAGCAACAAAACCTTGTACGAATTCAAGGAACCGCAAAAACAACAGATCGTCACACCGCAACTCGCGTTCTTGATGAGCGATATCTTGTCCGACAACACCGCGCGCACACCCGGCTTTGGCTCGAACAGCATTCTCAAAACCTCGCGCCCGGCGGCGGTGAAAACCGGCACGACATCGGATTGGCGCGACAATTGGACGGTGGGGTATACCCCCGACTATGCGGTGGGCGTGTGGGTCGGCAACGCGGACAACGCCGAGATGGAACACATTAGCGGCGTGACCGGCGCCGCGCCGATTTGGCGCGATGTGATAGACAAGATTCACGCGACCCTGCCGGTGCGTCCGTTCGTCGAACCGCCGGGAATGGTGCGCGTCGAAGTGTGCGCGACGAGCGGTCTGTTGCCGACGCCGTACTGCCCGGAGCGCGTCAAGGAATTATTTATCGCCGGCACCGAACCGAAAACATTCGACAACATTTGGCAAGTGTTTCGCGTTCATAAACCAACCGGCAAACTTGCGACCGTCTACGATCCGCCGAACGAAGTCGAAGAAAAAGTATTTCCGATCTATCCGCCCGAAGCCGCCGACTGGGTGCGCGAGAACAAGATTCCGCAACCACCAAGCGAGTACAGTACATCGAATCGCACGCCGGGACAAGGCGGCGATGTCGCGATCATTGCGCCCGCGTCGTACTCGGGCGTCAAAGGCGTGGTGCCGATTGTCGGCAATGTGCGCGTGGACAATCTCGACGTGTATCGTCTCGCGTTCGGCAAGGGACTCGACCCGACGCAGTGGACGCAAATCGGCGGCGATCATCGCAACCGCGTGGACAATGGCTCGCTCGAACAGTGGGACGTGACCGCGCTCGATGGGCTGTACACCTTGCAATTGACCGCGGTGGACAAATCGGGCAAGCCGACCCAGGCGACGATCCAGGTCGTCGTGGACAACAAACCGCCGACGATCAAAATCATCAATCCCAAGAACACGGATATATACACGCCAGAAAAAGACGAATGGGTTTCGATTGGCGTGGACGCGGTGGATAATGCTTCGATGGGGCGCGTCGAATTTTATCTCGACGAGATGTTGATCGGGTCGAGCACCGTCGCACCGTTCAACAAAAAGTGGACGATTAAAATGTCGGACACGTTGACGCGAACGCTCGGCGCGTCCGTCGCCGTCTCGCCGAC